Sequence from the Bremerella volcania genome:
AGCCCTTCGCATACCTTCGGGTAGACGTTCTCTTCGAGGAATCGCGACATGTACACGGCAAGCAGGCGATCTTTCGAGGGATCGAAGCGGATGATGAAGTGCTCGGTTTCGATCGTTTCGTACGTAGCCAAAACGTCGAGCACTTCCAGCGTGTTCTTTACGCGGACGTTGAACGGATCGGCCTCGAACGCTTCGTCGAGAACCACTTTCGCGGTCCCCTCCTCTCCCATCCGCATCAAGACCATGCCCAGGTCACCGTGAACGCCGATCAATTGCGGCATCTTTTCCCGAGCTTGTTCCAGGTACTTCACCGCATCGGGATACTTGCGCACGATGTCGCAGCCGTTGCCCAGGGCCGCGTAGAACTCGCCCAGGTTGGGATGGTCCTGTTCAACCTGGGCAAGCAACTCACCCAGACGCGTTGCTTCGCCCGATTCTCGGTCGATGAGCGCAATTCCGTCTGCCGCCAGCATCGCGGAAGCAAGATACCCTTTCGACGTTTGATCGTTCGGGTTGAGCTTAACGACTTCACTGAGGATCTCAATGGCTTGCTCCGGCCGGAAGTCGGTCAGCTTGGCTTTTCCTTGGACCTGTTTCGCTGGGATGTGCTGTGGGTTGATGCCTAGCGCCAATTCAGCCGTCCGCAGCGCGGCATCGACGTCGTAACCAGTCAGTTCGACTGCCCCTTTTTCGGCATAGACGTCAGCGCTGTTCGCATTGATGGCGAGGGCCTTGTTCAAGTGCTTGGCGGCCTCGGCCATGTTGTACTTCTCGGCGAAGAGCTGCGCCAGCGCGAGTTCCGCTTGCCAGAAGTTGGGGTCTCGCCGCAGCACGTCCGGATAAAGATCGTTGACCAGGAATTGAAACTGCCCGCTGTTGCGTGTCCAGCGCGCATACTGCGACGCGGCCTGGCCGACATAGTAAAGATCTTCGGCCGAGTCGAAGTCGTCGTTCTCGTTATAGTAGTCGACGAACCATTCGTACCCCGTTTGCGCTGATTCAAGATCTCCTTGCACGCGAGCGAGTTCCGCGCGCAGCCAACGGGCGAGCGTTTGCGACTGGTCGAGCGCGAGTGCCCGCTTCACGTCCTCGTTGGCTTTTTCCCAATTGCCTCGCTGGAAGTGCAATCGTGCCGCTTCGGCTAAGAGTGCGGCCGTGGGCTGGGAGTCTTTCGCAAACGTGGTTATCGCAGCGAGGGCTTCGTCGCGTTTGCCTTGCGATTCGAGACTACGGGCAAGCAGAATTGCCGTCTGGGCATCGGTGGGCGTTTCGCCAATCTGTTCGACGACTTCGGCGTAGCGTCCTTGCTGCAGATTGGTGCGAAGTGTCTTCACATCAGCAGCCAGTGCGAAGCTAAAAGTCGACAACACAAACGCATAGGCGAACAGTGCGGTAACGGCGTGGCGGATCGTCAAGCGAATAGGCTCCTCCCCTCCCCTGCCCTGTGCGGCGAAGAGGGAAAATTTTAGAATGCAGTGTCGACTTTATTCTAGCTGTACGCGTCTTCCAGGGCGAAGGTTTTCGTCCAGATCACGAGTTTACCCCATGTCTGATTTTCATACCGTTGCAAAAGTTGGTGATATCCCTGAGGGGGAAGGTCAGGCCTTCAACGTCGGGGGACGCACGGTTGCCGTATTCAACACGAAAGAAGGCTACCAGGCGATCGACGACTTTTGCCCGCACATGGGGGCGTCGCTGGCTTCTGGGCCACTGGAAGACGGCGTGGTCGTCTGTCCGTGGCATGCTTGGGGATTTCAGCTGTGCGATGGGGCCTGGCTCGATAATCCGAAGATCAAGGTCGACTGCTTCGAGGTCCGTGTGGTGGACGAAGAGATCCAGGTTCGCGTGAATGAAAAGACGAACTAGAGCGGTTCCAATTCATCTGTAGCGTCTTTGGCTGGCTGCGGCCGCGCGGGACTTCGTTGACCTGCATCGACGAATCAAAAGGACTCGCCTGCTTCGGTCGCCTTGTCCAGCTTGCCTCGCCGACGCCCAGGACGCTACACCTAACTTGGAAACGCTCTAGCCGTCGATTTCGGCCATCACTTCATCCGAGATGTTGAAGTTCGCCGAGACTCCTTGGACGTCGTCGTGGTCGTCCAGTGCGGCCATCAGTTTCATGAGCTTTTTGGCATCATTGCCTTCCACGTCGACATGATCTTTGGGAATCCGCGTGACGCTGGAGTCGTCGACTTCGATACCGGCCTTCTCCAAGGCTTCTTGAACGTCGGAGTAAACTTCGGGCTCGCAGGTGACCGTGAAATGTTCTGCTTCCCGCTGGATGTCATCGGCGCCGGCTTCCAGGGTGATCTCCATGAGTTGTTCTTCGGTCGACTGATCGAGCAGGATGTGGAAGACTCCTTTGCGATCGAAGTTCCAAGCCACGCAGCCGCTGGCCCCCAGGTTGCCCCCGTGGGTGTCGAATAGCTTCCGCAGTTCGGGCGCGGTGCGGTTTCGATTGTCGGTCAGCGTGTCGACCAACACCGCAACGCCGCATGGGCCGTACCCTTCGTAGAGGATCTCTTCGAACGCGTCCCCCTTCGACTCACCGGTTCCCTTCTTGATGGCGCGATCGATCGTGTCATTGGGCATCCGAGCACTTTTGGCAGCGGAAATGGCCAATCGCAGTCGCGGGTTGGCGGCGGGATCTCCTCCGCCCATCTGGGCAGCGACCGTAAGAGCTTTCGAACACTTGTTCCAGATCTTGCCGCGCTTATTGTCGACGGCTTCCTTTTTGCGTTTGATGTTGGCCCAGTGGGAATGTCCTGCCATCGTCTCAGATTCTCGTCGGTCTGTGCGTGCCGCCAGTGGGCAACGGGGTGAATGGGGAATGTTGTAATGCGGTACCGCTTAGGTGTGCGTCTTCAGTTTGGACTCGACCTGCGAGAGAATCTCGGCATCGTCATCGTCTTGTAGGACGTCGCTGGCTTGCTTCCAACTGGCCAGGGCTTTCTCTTTTTGTCCCAAGGCAAGATAGGCATCCCCCAGGTGATCGAGGACCGTGCCGTCTTTGCTTTCGGCGAGCTTGGCGGCGTGCTCCAAGGTGGAGACGGCCTGTTCGTACTGACCCAGGCGGTAATAGGCCCAGCCGAGACTATCGAGATAGGCGTAGTTGTCGGGCTCTTTCGCGACCGCTTTCTGGATCATGGCGAACCCTCGCCCCAGGTTCTTTTCATGGTCGATCCAAAGATAACCGAGGTCGTTCATCGCGCCGGTATCGTCGGGGAATTCATCGAGCACCTGTTCCAGCCATTCGGTTGCCTGGGGCAGATCGTCCCTTTGTCCGGCAATCGCGGATAACAATCGCTTGGCGTCGCGAATCACCTGGCGAGTTTGCTGGTTCGCGAAGTCATCGGAGAACTTCTCGAGCAGCGTTTGATACTCCTTCACCGCTTCTTCGGTGCGGCCAGCATGGTAGAGGGTCCACGGAATACGACTTCGCAGCAGGGCCGACTCCTCGTCCAGCAGTGCTGCTCGCTTGGCGGTTCGCAATGCGTCGGACGTTTTGCCTTGCATCTCGAGCGTGGTGGCCAGGTAGAAGTAGAACAGCGAAGTTTGCGACTTCGGCAGACCAAGCTTGATGGCCGTGCGAAAGGCCTGTTCGGCGACCTCTTCCTGCTGGTCTCGGAACGCTTGTAGTCCGAATTGCATCAGCAGGCGGGCCTCTTCCTGGTTGTCGAGATCAGGGAAAGCGGACTCCGCCCACGACCAGGCAGTCTGGCCTTGGCTGGCCAGCTGATAGAGCCGAGCAATGCCGATCCGCTCGTTGAGCGAACGTTCCGCCGGAGTGAGCGACTTCAAGTAAGCCGCCAGTTGATCCCACTTCTTTTGATCGGCGATCAATTTATCGAGTGGCTCGTTGATCGTATCGAGGTTGTAGTTCCCGTCGAGCGACGTTGCCAACAGCGAGACTAGTGCAGGCCAATCGGACTTGGCGATGTAGGCCTGGCAGAGGTTATTGAGCGCATCGGCATCGGTCTCTTCTTCGATCAGAGGTGCCGCGACGGCGATGACGTTGTCCCAGTCTTCTTGCTGGGCGTAGAGACTGGTCAGAAAGTACGCCAGCGGTGCGAAGTCGGGGGACGCATCGTGCAGCTTTCGCAGCCGGTCGATGACTTCCTTTCGGGCGGCCTCGGGGCTATCGGCCATCTGCTGACGAACCTTCAGCAGCAGTGCGTACGGCTCTTGGCCGGACACGCGATGATCGGCGTCCAGGTACTGGTCGAGTTTGCCTTGGGCCCCAGCCCAGTCTTTGCGGGCAGCGAGAACTTTGGCCAGGTGTATCAGGTGGACTTCGGGGCTGGGATCGATCTCTTCGGCCTTGGCGAACATCTTGGCGGCCTTGTCGGGCTGGTCTGCTTCCAGGTAAACATCCCCCAGTTTTTCAAACGTCGAACGAAGCCCGCCACTGGTGAACTGCTCGACGACCCCATCGAGTTCAAACTTATCCGGCTCGCCGATCATCTTGGCGACTTCGTTGGCATGACGCGCTGCCATTTTAGGTTCGCCGTGCGATTGATAGGTGCTGAGCAAACGGAAGTGGATGCCCAGCGCCTGGGTGTGGGCACCTTCTTTTTTAAGCAGCGCGAGCGCGCGTTCGTAAAGTTGAATGGCTCGTTCGGTTTGGCCATCTTCCAGACAGTACTGAGCGACCCGCTGCAAGGCATCGGCCGTCATCGTCATTTGGTTTTCCGCCAGCAGAATGGCATACCGCGATGCGATTTCGTTTCGCTGCAGCAGAAAACCAAGTCGCACGATCTCTTGGAGGATGGTGGCCGAGCCGGGGCTTAGGCGGTAAGCGCGTTGATAGGTTTCCAGGGCGCCGGCTACGTCGCCGCGATGATCTTGCAGGCGGGCCTTGGTCAGCAGCGTCGTCAGTTGAAGACGATTCTCGGCCGATTCGTTACGAGGGGTTTTCTCGATCAACGGTTCCGGCAACTGAGAAAACGGAAGTTCATCTTTGCCACGGTTGGAGGCGACAACTTCCTCGGCCGAGGAACTTTCGGCGGCGGCCAGTGACCTTGGGATGACGCTGCCTAGAACGAGAGCCGCAAACAGCGGCAGCATCCATGAAGATGGACGAAGTATCATAGGACCCTCAACCGGGCGAGGAGTGGATGAATCGATTCGGCAGCAGGTTTAGATCTGCTGGGGATCGGTTTGCCATGAATTCTATCCTGGACGGGGGAAATGGTCCAAGATGAAACCTGCCACCTCGTTCGGGTGAGGAGCAGTTCTATTTAGGCTTCTTTTTGGTGATTCGCGTCGACGTTTTCTTCGTTGCGGCCTTTTTGGTGGTCGACTTGGTGGCCTTCTTCTTGGCGGGTTCGGCCTTGGCCGTTTTCTTGGTGGCAGCCTTCTTAGTGGTCGACTTGGCGGCCTTAGTGGGAGCGGCCTTTTTGGTGGTGGCCTTCTTGGTCGTCGTCTTCTTCTTCGGAGCCGCTGCTTCCTTAGCGGGGTCTTCCTTCGGTGCTGGCGGTTCTTCGCTTACCCGTTTAGGGAAACGCGACTTGGCGTCGGGGGCGATTTCCAAAAGCAGGTCACGAATCTTCTTCGAGAACGGTGCATTCTGGAAATCTACGGCCAGTTCGTGGACCATGTCGGAGAACTCGACCCCCTTGGTTTTGGGAATGGCCCGCTCCATGCCGGGGATGGCCTGCTTTTCGAGTTCTTTGTCGGTGATCGCACCGAGGACAAACATCAGATTCAACAGAGCCCGATCGACCGGGATCGAATGGCCGCCGAGGCCGTGCTGGGTGACGTACCCGACCACAAATGGCGTGGCGCCATACTTTTCGATGCTGGCGACGGCCTTGCCCTGGTTCCCCTTCTTCAGGCCTTCCAGGTCGTAGGTGTAGATGGCCTCGAAAATGTTTTGCAGCAGCGTCTTTACACGCGTCGCGGCAACGTCCGGCATCGGGTGCTTGGCAAACATTTCGGCCAGTTCGGGAACGCTCGTCACGCGGACTTCGTTCCAGTCGAAGTACTCGCTTTGAAGCGTGCCGTAGCATTCTTCGGCGACTTTATGCGGGGCGTTTTCCAGGATGGCGGAAAACACGAGTTGCTCGAGGATCGACCGTTTGTCAGGACCGGCGGTCGTGTAATGCTTTTTGACGATCTTGTGGCAAGCGGTGAAGACGTTTGCTCGGTTTGCTGCGGCCATGGCGTTGTGTGAAGTCTCTTGGTTGTAATGGGCGGGATGAAAGGCAAACGGATTCGCGGGACAACTACGAAGACTCGTCCGAGTCGTCGTCTTCCGGTTCCCAATCTTCGTCTGCCAGTTCCTCTTCCGAGACATCCTCGTCTTCCGACGGCGGCAGAACTTCCTTCAGAATGCGGCTGACTTCCAGCGACTGCTTTACCCCCTTGTCGATCTCGAATTCGAGTTTCGGGATGTAACGCGTGTCGATACGGTCCTTGATGCACGACTGCAGGAAGCCGGCCGAGCGGCGGAGACCATTGAGGCAGAGTTGCTGCTTCTTTTCGTCTCCCATGATGGAAACGTGGACCTTGGCACTGCGCATGTCGCCCGCCACTTCCACTTTGGTTACCGTCACGTCTTTGACGCGCGGGTCGCGCAGCTGCGTCAGGATTGCCATGCTGACAACTTCCCGAATCGCAGATGCGGCTTTCAATGTTCGACGAGACGCCATAGGTCCTTTCCCCGTAGTTAGGGGCATCAAGAGGGGTGTTTAGCTTTCCAGGGTACGAGCGAATTCCTCGACCTTGAAAGCTTCGAGAATGTCCCCTTCCTTGATGTCGTTGAAGCCCGAGAGCTTGATACCGCACTCGTAGCCTTCGCGGACTTCCTTGGCATCGTCCTTTTCTCGTTTGAGCGAATCCAACGGATAGTCGCCGATACCACGTCCGTCGCGGTTGACCCGGATCCGGCAACCGCGTTCGATGATGCCGCCCAAAACGCGGCAACCGGCGATGGTACCGATACGGCTGATCGAGAACGTTCGCTGAACCAAGGCGCGGCCCAGTTCCGTGACGCGGGACTCGGGCTTGAGCTGACCTTCGAGCAGCAGTTTGATGTCTTCGGTCACCTTGTAGATGATGTCGTAACGGCGAATTTCCACGCCGCGATCATCGGCCAGGCTACGTGCCGCTTCATCCGGAATGACGTTGAACGCCACGATGACCGCATTCGAAGCGGAAGCGAGCGTCACGTCGGCCACGGTCACACCACCCACGGTGGCCTGCATCACGCGGACCTTGACTTCGGGGTGATCGAGCTTGTCGAGTTCTTTCTGAATCGCCTCGATCGAACCACGCGTGTCGGCTCGCAAGATGATGTTCAGGTAGACGATGCCTGCGTCGTCGCCGGCCAGGTTGCCGGATTGCAGACGTTCCTGGAATTGCTCGAACGAAACCTTGACGGTG
This genomic interval carries:
- a CDS encoding tetratricopeptide repeat protein, translated to MTIRHAVTALFAYAFVLSTFSFALAADVKTLRTNLQQGRYAEVVEQIGETPTDAQTAILLARSLESQGKRDEALAAITTFAKDSQPTAALLAEAARLHFQRGNWEKANEDVKRALALDQSQTLARWLRAELARVQGDLESAQTGYEWFVDYYNENDDFDSAEDLYYVGQAASQYARWTRNSGQFQFLVNDLYPDVLRRDPNFWQAELALAQLFAEKYNMAEAAKHLNKALAINANSADVYAEKGAVELTGYDVDAALRTAELALGINPQHIPAKQVQGKAKLTDFRPEQAIEILSEVVKLNPNDQTSKGYLASAMLAADGIALIDRESGEATRLGELLAQVEQDHPNLGEFYAALGNGCDIVRKYPDAVKYLEQAREKMPQLIGVHGDLGMVLMRMGEEGTAKVVLDEAFEADPFNVRVKNTLEVLDVLATYETIETEHFIIRFDPSKDRLLAVYMSRFLEENVYPKVCEGLGYTPKDKSLIEIFNQAKNTSGHGWFSARMVGLPYIGTVGACAGKMIAMASPDAVPSPYNWAHVIRHEFVHVVNLQQTDFNIPHWFTEALAVSYESEQRPPEWKTLLARRLAEDRVFNLDTINYGFIRPSDQDDWTMAYCQAYYYSQFIQQKFGEDALAKMLAAYHNYQTTDEILKDEFQIDKADFEQQYVEFLKKEVAGTKLSTEAEQSFAELYQTVEEDPQDADAQAQLAFIYLKRKALPDARDHAKKALAADKDQPLAHYVQGRLYLTIGDNEEAIAEFETAAGSPRFERNAVALLAGLRVKQKRFDEALQLYQRGAEEEPGQLDWQESILRIHLLKKDNDALLELIPQIAAQKHHDVLLRKKMAEILLQQKSWEEAARWAYEVIGIQVTDADAHALLAQAYHGQKKWDLAAREFEVAGQLRPKTVSWSVEAAELYEKAGNHEKARKVAQRVLDLDPDNAAAKAILND
- a CDS encoding Rieske (2Fe-2S) protein; the encoded protein is MSDFHTVAKVGDIPEGEGQAFNVGGRTVAVFNTKEGYQAIDDFCPHMGASLASGPLEDGVVVCPWHAWGFQLCDGAWLDNPKIKVDCFEVRVVDEEIQVRVNEKTN
- a CDS encoding YebC/PmpR family DNA-binding transcriptional regulator, translating into MAGHSHWANIKRKKEAVDNKRGKIWNKCSKALTVAAQMGGGDPAANPRLRLAISAAKSARMPNDTIDRAIKKGTGESKGDAFEEILYEGYGPCGVAVLVDTLTDNRNRTAPELRKLFDTHGGNLGASGCVAWNFDRKGVFHILLDQSTEEQLMEITLEAGADDIQREAEHFTVTCEPEVYSDVQEALEKAGIEVDDSSVTRIPKDHVDVEGNDAKKLMKLMAALDDHDDVQGVSANFNISDEVMAEIDG
- a CDS encoding tetratricopeptide repeat protein, with product MILRPSSWMLPLFAALVLGSVIPRSLAAAESSSAEEVVASNRGKDELPFSQLPEPLIEKTPRNESAENRLQLTTLLTKARLQDHRGDVAGALETYQRAYRLSPGSATILQEIVRLGFLLQRNEIASRYAILLAENQMTMTADALQRVAQYCLEDGQTERAIQLYERALALLKKEGAHTQALGIHFRLLSTYQSHGEPKMAARHANEVAKMIGEPDKFELDGVVEQFTSGGLRSTFEKLGDVYLEADQPDKAAKMFAKAEEIDPSPEVHLIHLAKVLAARKDWAGAQGKLDQYLDADHRVSGQEPYALLLKVRQQMADSPEAARKEVIDRLRKLHDASPDFAPLAYFLTSLYAQQEDWDNVIAVAAPLIEEETDADALNNLCQAYIAKSDWPALVSLLATSLDGNYNLDTINEPLDKLIADQKKWDQLAAYLKSLTPAERSLNERIGIARLYQLASQGQTAWSWAESAFPDLDNQEEARLLMQFGLQAFRDQQEEVAEQAFRTAIKLGLPKSQTSLFYFYLATTLEMQGKTSDALRTAKRAALLDEESALLRSRIPWTLYHAGRTEEAVKEYQTLLEKFSDDFANQQTRQVIRDAKRLLSAIAGQRDDLPQATEWLEQVLDEFPDDTGAMNDLGYLWIDHEKNLGRGFAMIQKAVAKEPDNYAYLDSLGWAYYRLGQYEQAVSTLEHAAKLAESKDGTVLDHLGDAYLALGQKEKALASWKQASDVLQDDDDAEILSQVESKLKTHT
- the rbfA gene encoding 30S ribosome-binding factor RbfA; the encoded protein is MASRRTLKAASAIREVVSMAILTQLRDPRVKDVTVTKVEVAGDMRSAKVHVSIMGDEKKQQLCLNGLRRSAGFLQSCIKDRIDTRYIPKLEFEIDKGVKQSLEVSRILKEVLPPSEDEDVSEEELADEDWEPEDDDSDESS